The following are encoded in a window of uncultured Sphaerochaeta sp. genomic DNA:
- a CDS encoding amino acid--tRNA ligase-related protein, whose protein sequence is MVLEQYPRQIACLAKADSLYRRRWELYIRGVEIANCYDEERSENTISAYYQSEYAKLVENRMDSGSVIPDTDPSLAHIFASMPQCSGVAMGLDRLLMLLMDKRSLQGVILFPLSDMLRNGDTRNL, encoded by the coding sequence TTGGTACTGGAGCAGTATCCAAGGCAGATCGCCTGCCTTGCAAAGGCTGACAGTCTTTACCGACGGAGGTGGGAACTGTACATCCGAGGTGTGGAGATTGCCAACTGTTATGACGAGGAGAGAAGCGAAAACACCATCTCTGCCTACTACCAGAGCGAGTATGCAAAACTGGTGGAAAACAGGATGGACAGCGGTTCTGTCATCCCCGATACCGACCCTTCCCTTGCCCATATCTTTGCATCCATGCCCCAGTGCTCTGGAGTTGCCATGGGCCTTGATCGCTTGTTGATGTTGCTTATGGATAAAAGGAGTCTGCAGGGGGTGATTCTTTTTCCGCTTTCTGATATGCTGAGGAATGGCGATACGCGTAATTTGTAA
- the efp gene encoding elongation factor P, giving the protein MIKAGQIDKGTALLIKGQPFVVVDREFVNPGKGSAFVRLKMKSPSTGQTLSETMKTQDNAEDITVMDRDCQYLYNDGEHFHLMLTDTFEQIEVPMTTFPDYEFLMKDGETYRCTFWEEQMLDIQLPPKVVYLVAEAEEAVKGDTVQGATKYVTTETGLKVRVPIFIKQGEKIRINTETKEYIERVNS; this is encoded by the coding sequence ATGATTAAAGCAGGCCAAATCGATAAGGGAACCGCCTTATTGATCAAAGGACAACCCTTTGTGGTCGTTGACCGAGAGTTCGTAAATCCCGGAAAAGGCTCCGCCTTCGTTCGACTGAAGATGAAGAGCCCCTCAACAGGCCAGACCTTGAGTGAAACGATGAAGACCCAGGATAACGCTGAAGACATCACGGTAATGGATCGTGACTGTCAGTACCTTTACAACGATGGAGAGCATTTCCATCTTATGTTGACTGACACCTTCGAGCAGATTGAAGTACCGATGACCACGTTCCCAGACTATGAGTTCCTTATGAAGGACGGGGAGACCTACCGGTGCACATTCTGGGAAGAGCAGATGCTCGACATCCAGCTTCCCCCGAAAGTGGTTTATCTGGTAGCAGAGGCTGAGGAAGCAGTAAAGGGTGACACAGTCCAGGGTGCAACCAAGTACGTAACCACTGAAACAGGACTGAAAGTCCGTGTCCCGATTTTCATCAAGCAAGGTGAGAAGATCCGCATCAATACCGAAACAAAAGAGTATATCGAGCGGGTCAACAGCTGA
- a CDS encoding extracellular solute-binding protein, with product MKARNVFITAMVILMLLPGVLFAQAASEETDSNTMRLAWWGNPTRDERTYKAVEMFEAKNPGVTIETETTGWSGYWDKMNTQAAAGSLPDLMQHDYAYMLQWVERNQLADLTPYVDKGIIDLSKINDSFLTGGRVNGKLYGISLGTNAVCLTYDPAVLKKAGISQINSATWTWADFERIALQVYQKTGVQTIPFFTTDPKVGFDNMIRQTGASTYGETGLGFTDPAALREFYAIQLRLLDAGALIKPETAFVTVSPEEGAIAKGETWVEFIWSNQFVSTQAAAQRPLEIALLPNIKNAKAKGTFLKPSMFFSIPASAENPELAAKFLNFFVNNIEVNDMLMGERGVPIPDDVREHMSTMVDPINKQIFDYISLASKNAGPIDAPDPAGSGEFLKMVRDVTQEILMKRVSLDEGVAKIMSRGNEILK from the coding sequence ATGAAAGCAAGAAACGTTTTCATCACCGCCATGGTGATCCTCATGTTGTTGCCGGGTGTCCTCTTTGCCCAAGCAGCTTCCGAGGAAACTGATTCAAACACGATGCGACTCGCCTGGTGGGGCAACCCTACCCGCGATGAACGCACCTACAAGGCCGTCGAGATGTTCGAAGCCAAGAATCCAGGAGTCACCATTGAAACTGAGACAACCGGTTGGAGTGGCTACTGGGACAAGATGAACACCCAGGCAGCCGCAGGAAGCCTTCCTGACCTTATGCAGCATGACTATGCGTACATGCTCCAGTGGGTAGAAAGAAACCAACTCGCTGATCTTACGCCGTATGTTGACAAGGGAATCATCGACCTCTCCAAGATCAATGACTCTTTCCTTACCGGTGGTAGGGTTAATGGAAAACTGTATGGCATCAGCTTGGGCACCAATGCTGTATGTCTTACCTATGATCCTGCAGTGCTCAAGAAGGCTGGCATTTCACAGATCAACAGTGCAACCTGGACCTGGGCAGACTTTGAACGCATTGCCCTACAGGTGTACCAGAAGACCGGTGTACAGACAATCCCGTTCTTCACCACTGATCCGAAGGTTGGTTTCGACAACATGATCCGTCAGACTGGAGCATCCACCTATGGGGAAACCGGTCTCGGTTTCACCGATCCTGCAGCTCTGCGTGAGTTCTATGCAATCCAGCTCAGACTCCTCGATGCAGGTGCCCTCATCAAGCCGGAAACTGCTTTTGTGACCGTAAGCCCTGAGGAAGGAGCCATTGCCAAGGGTGAGACTTGGGTTGAATTCATCTGGTCCAACCAGTTTGTGTCCACCCAGGCTGCAGCACAGCGTCCACTTGAGATTGCCCTGCTTCCCAACATCAAAAACGCAAAGGCAAAGGGAACATTCCTCAAGCCTTCCATGTTCTTCAGTATTCCAGCTTCCGCTGAGAATCCAGAACTTGCTGCTAAGTTCCTCAACTTCTTTGTCAACAACATCGAAGTTAATGACATGTTGATGGGCGAACGCGGCGTTCCCATTCCTGATGATGTACGTGAGCACATGTCAACAATGGTTGACCCGATCAACAAGCAGATTTTCGATTACATCAGTCTTGCGTCCAAGAACGCAGGTCCGATTGACGCTCCCGATCCAGCAGGCAGCGGTGAGTTCCTCAAGATGGTACGTGATGTTACCCAAGAGATACTCATGAAGCGTGTATCCCTCGATGAAGGGGTTGCCAAGATCATGAGCAGAGGAAACGAAATTCTGAAGTAA
- a CDS encoding sugar ABC transporter permease: MKQLTSRRRSFLDDLSGYAFISPWLLGFIAFSIIPILFSLYYSFTEYDILGEPMFNGLENFRRMLGDELFWQSLKVTFFYAFVSVPLRLLFAFFVAMLFNRGTRAIRVYQAIYYVPSLVGGSIAIAVMWRRLFMADGALNAALAKIGIVTDISWIGNPSTAIWTLILLAAWQFGSSMLIFLAGLRQIPKELYEAASIDGANPLKKFTHITVPQITPVIFFNLVMQLINGFTVFTQAFVVSGGSGDPLNSTLVYALYLYQRAFKYYDMGYGSALAWVLVLIIGVMTGIVFKTSNNWVFYEAKEGK, from the coding sequence ATGAAGCAACTCACATCTCGCAGGCGATCGTTTTTAGACGATCTATCTGGCTATGCCTTTATCAGCCCATGGCTGCTGGGGTTCATAGCCTTTTCCATTATCCCGATCCTCTTCTCCCTCTACTACTCCTTCACCGAATATGACATTCTCGGTGAACCGATGTTCAATGGTCTGGAGAATTTCAGGAGGATGCTGGGTGATGAACTCTTCTGGCAGTCACTGAAGGTTACCTTCTTCTATGCATTCGTTTCGGTACCGCTACGCCTACTCTTTGCATTTTTTGTTGCCATGCTGTTCAACCGTGGCACCCGTGCAATCAGGGTGTACCAGGCAATATACTACGTACCTTCCCTGGTTGGTGGCTCTATTGCCATCGCGGTTATGTGGAGACGACTCTTCATGGCTGATGGAGCACTCAATGCTGCATTGGCAAAAATCGGAATCGTCACCGATATATCCTGGATAGGAAACCCATCAACAGCAATCTGGACATTGATACTGCTTGCTGCGTGGCAGTTCGGCTCCTCAATGCTGATCTTCCTTGCTGGACTCAGACAGATTCCCAAGGAACTCTATGAAGCTGCCTCCATCGATGGGGCAAACCCCCTCAAGAAATTCACGCACATTACCGTTCCCCAGATCACCCCAGTCATCTTCTTCAACTTGGTCATGCAGTTGATAAACGGATTCACTGTCTTTACCCAAGCTTTTGTGGTATCAGGAGGATCAGGAGACCCTCTCAATTCAACATTGGTGTATGCACTCTATCTCTACCAAAGAGCATTCAAGTACTACGATATGGGCTATGGAAGTGCCCTTGCTTGGGTCCTTGTGCTGATAATCGGTGTCATGACAGGCATTGTATTCAAGACGTCAAACAATTGGGTCTTCTATGAAGCAAAGGAGGGTAAATAA
- a CDS encoding carbohydrate ABC transporter permease produces MLNRKTKYLLGQTVFHIIVILLGFLMLYPILWMISNSFKTNAEIFGSSSLMPESLSLEHYIRGWRFNNTITFTTFFKNSFYYTILSTFGAVIASSLVAYGFARVPFRGRSFWYACMFLTMMIPYQVVMVPQFIIFHKIGWINSFKPLIIPQFAGLPFFIFLMVQFIRQIPYELDDSAKIDGCNRFMIYSRILFPLIKPAVITSTIFSFYWRWDDFLGPLLFLNKPRLFTVSLALRMFSDPQTSTDWSAIFAMGTLSLLPVLIIFLVFQKYIVQGLATTGLKG; encoded by the coding sequence ATGTTGAACCGAAAAACAAAATATCTTCTCGGCCAGACAGTTTTCCACATCATTGTCATCCTCCTTGGATTCCTGATGCTCTATCCGATTCTCTGGATGATTTCCAACTCATTCAAGACCAATGCTGAAATCTTTGGTTCCAGTTCCCTGATGCCAGAATCCCTGAGCTTGGAGCACTATATCAGGGGGTGGAGGTTCAACAATACGATTACCTTCACGACTTTCTTCAAGAACTCTTTCTACTATACGATCCTCTCCACCTTTGGAGCGGTAATCGCTTCCAGTTTGGTTGCCTATGGCTTTGCTAGGGTACCGTTCAGGGGCAGGTCATTCTGGTATGCCTGTATGTTCCTGACCATGATGATTCCCTACCAGGTGGTCATGGTTCCCCAGTTTATCATTTTTCACAAGATTGGTTGGATCAACTCGTTCAAACCCCTGATTATTCCCCAATTTGCAGGACTCCCTTTCTTTATCTTCCTCATGGTGCAGTTCATCCGACAAATCCCCTATGAGCTTGATGACTCGGCAAAGATAGATGGATGCAATCGTTTCATGATCTACTCAAGGATTCTGTTCCCCCTGATCAAGCCAGCGGTAATCACCAGCACGATCTTCAGCTTCTACTGGAGATGGGATGACTTCCTTGGCCCGTTGCTCTTCTTGAACAAACCAAGGCTCTTCACCGTCTCTCTGGCACTCAGGATGTTCAGCGACCCGCAGACATCTACTGACTGGTCAGCCATCTTTGCCATGGGAACCCTCAGCCTCCTGCCTGTCCTGATCATTTTCCTGGTTTTCCAGAAGTACATCGTCCAAGGATTGGCTACAACCGGCTTAAAGGGTTAA
- a CDS encoding glycoside hydrolase family 88 protein yields the protein MKHVSSMDAAKTIIQRYLASHEGGNYTWRPFVKRGIYRREDYRYHADLRSLLPSAPLGSYSYIWGVYPSTGESLLRFALIPYAPVKIYVNGALVGESDIFSERYRSKQIFELPMKKGFNDLVLLCENTSGGFGCEFGTWVGKLDYYFLMPSLYSEMEGLCYSVAQETHLDSLTLESLHSLDWYPERPELPGESVDLTSIFPNAKEGQCAVLATSFTLEEDQWCTFRSNARLFLDELPVEGSLELQAGRHTLLLHARIESPVTFEVLNAKTNDVIEVSNPVLPALYPYRYLIAGPFDARPDVFSLQYTKPFLTANGEDFWHLEGEETYLRMYNDNPLFGHWNYPLGVTLYGLVETERMISSSDPSLAFRIAQYLENHIQASLDSYKYAMWDKEHLGGSTAVHHLMTSLDSLDDCGSFASTVLEVGKDHELHGFEEIVEVVRTYISKIQPRLSDGTFFRTGLMHEFHENTMWVDDLYMSVPFLIRYSLYAKDDSYLEDAINQFFGFAKYLYMEDAGLMSHVYDFERNIATLIPWGRGNGWALFSLSELLMVLPENHPKRKKLLTFFRSLSEGFLRHQDEEGMFHQVLDMKSSYQESSCTAMAACAFSRGVRRGWYEEPDPYREGCLKACDGLKKKAIDGDGHVHGVCRGSEFSCSRHYYAEQLLPRLDDTHGIGIILLALCEGERLG from the coding sequence ATGAAACACGTGTCATCAATGGATGCAGCAAAAACTATCATACAACGCTACCTTGCATCACACGAAGGTGGCAACTATACTTGGCGACCGTTCGTGAAACGAGGAATCTACCGAAGAGAAGATTACCGCTACCATGCAGACTTGCGGAGTTTGCTTCCCTCAGCTCCTCTTGGTTCCTACAGCTATATCTGGGGAGTTTATCCAAGTACAGGAGAGTCACTCCTTCGTTTTGCTCTCATCCCCTACGCTCCGGTCAAGATATATGTGAATGGTGCCTTGGTGGGGGAGAGTGATATATTCAGCGAACGGTATCGCAGCAAACAAATATTCGAACTCCCAATGAAGAAGGGTTTTAATGATTTGGTCCTGCTCTGTGAAAATACCAGTGGTGGGTTTGGCTGTGAGTTCGGTACGTGGGTTGGTAAACTGGATTATTATTTCCTTATGCCCTCCCTCTACAGTGAGATGGAAGGGTTGTGTTACTCAGTTGCCCAAGAAACGCATCTGGACAGTCTTACCTTGGAGTCCTTGCATTCTTTGGATTGGTATCCTGAACGTCCCGAATTACCTGGGGAATCGGTTGATCTTACAAGCATTTTCCCCAATGCAAAGGAAGGCCAATGTGCGGTATTGGCAACCTCATTCACCTTGGAGGAGGACCAATGGTGCACCTTCAGGAGCAATGCCCGTCTTTTTCTTGATGAGCTTCCTGTGGAGGGATCCCTGGAACTGCAAGCAGGTCGGCATACCCTCCTGCTCCATGCCAGGATTGAGAGTCCTGTCACCTTTGAGGTTCTTAATGCAAAGACCAATGATGTGATAGAGGTCTCAAATCCAGTCCTCCCTGCATTGTATCCCTATCGATACCTGATAGCTGGTCCGTTTGATGCACGTCCTGATGTATTCTCACTTCAATACACCAAGCCATTCCTTACAGCAAACGGAGAAGATTTCTGGCATCTTGAAGGAGAAGAGACCTACCTGCGGATGTATAATGACAATCCACTGTTTGGGCATTGGAACTATCCTCTTGGTGTCACCCTCTATGGGCTGGTGGAAACAGAGCGGATGATCTCCTCCTCTGATCCTTCCCTGGCGTTCCGCATTGCACAGTATCTGGAAAACCATATACAAGCCAGTCTTGACTCCTACAAGTATGCCATGTGGGACAAGGAGCATCTTGGAGGCAGTACTGCAGTTCATCATTTGATGACAAGCCTGGACAGTCTTGATGACTGTGGATCCTTTGCATCAACGGTCCTCGAAGTGGGCAAGGATCATGAACTTCATGGATTTGAGGAGATTGTGGAGGTGGTTCGCACCTATATCAGCAAGATTCAGCCACGCCTGAGCGATGGTACGTTCTTCCGTACCGGACTCATGCATGAGTTTCATGAAAATACCATGTGGGTCGATGACCTGTATATGTCAGTTCCTTTCCTCATCCGTTACAGCCTCTATGCAAAGGATGACTCCTACCTGGAAGACGCCATCAACCAATTCTTCGGGTTTGCAAAATACCTCTATATGGAAGATGCGGGGTTGATGAGCCATGTCTATGATTTTGAGCGCAATATTGCAACGCTCATCCCCTGGGGCCGGGGAAATGGGTGGGCATTGTTCAGCCTCTCTGAGTTGCTGATGGTGTTACCTGAAAATCATCCCAAACGGAAGAAGCTGCTTACGTTTTTCCGCTCACTCAGTGAGGGGTTCCTCCGTCATCAGGATGAGGAGGGAATGTTCCATCAGGTGTTGGACATGAAATCTTCCTACCAGGAAAGCTCCTGCACGGCGATGGCAGCCTGTGCCTTCTCCAGGGGTGTTCGCCGAGGGTGGTATGAGGAACCTGATCCGTACCGGGAAGGCTGTTTGAAGGCCTGTGACGGACTCAAGAAAAAGGCCATCGATGGGGATGGCCATGTACATGGAGTATGCCGTGGTTCGGAGTTCTCCTGTTCACGCCACTACTATGCCGAGCAGTTGCTCCCCCGCCTGGATGATACCCATGGAATAGGCATCATCCTCCTCGCGCTCTGTGAAGGGGAGAGACTTGGTTAA
- a CDS encoding TetR/AcrR family transcriptional regulator: protein MQTKRQIELVEAAIRVTATDGIQKLTIRNVASAIGVSEAAVYRHFASKHELLQAILVHLDSLLTPQFATLLASKDSYREALTKFVHDLFTLLEHNAAFTLMLFAEETFNVDIQLKPQLDALLQGNLKQLSAFYAEAIAEKRCRDDMNPVELAMITFGTIRLYVSRWHMQDEPSNLREQAGPITASLSTLFSLQ from the coding sequence ATGCAGACAAAACGACAAATTGAATTGGTTGAAGCAGCAATCCGCGTAACAGCCACTGATGGTATCCAGAAGCTGACCATCCGGAATGTGGCATCCGCCATCGGTGTCAGCGAAGCAGCTGTATACCGGCATTTTGCAAGCAAACATGAGTTATTGCAAGCAATCCTTGTACATCTTGATAGCTTGCTTACGCCACAGTTTGCTACATTGCTCGCATCAAAAGATTCCTACAGGGAAGCGCTCACCAAGTTTGTACATGACTTGTTCACACTTTTGGAACATAATGCAGCTTTTACCCTTATGCTGTTCGCTGAGGAGACCTTCAATGTTGATATCCAACTCAAGCCACAGTTGGATGCACTGCTACAGGGAAACCTGAAGCAGCTCTCTGCGTTCTATGCAGAGGCCATTGCAGAGAAGCGTTGCAGGGATGATATGAACCCTGTTGAGCTTGCGATGATCACCTTCGGTACCATCCGCCTCTATGTCTCGCGTTGGCACATGCAGGATGAACCATCAAACCTGAGAGAACAGGCAGGGCCCATCACTGCTAGCCTGAGCACACTCTTCTCATTGCAATAA
- a CDS encoding MMPL family transporter, whose translation MRFFSSFAKRPFLLLLAVLVLSAIFVISIANNAVLETDLDEYMPKTHPAFMASDEAESLFGIKDAILIVVEHPEGIYNPGTIEKIDAITVALQEEFDAVVSVTSLTTADNIKSDDGFLEVEPFYSGKTSESAISQMQAEVEANPMIYGRNVSKDGTATLIIAELNSDIEAETLQTWAKQWEGPENLMVAGRPVVEGALAELGPKDMAIMFPLVIITMIILLYLLLRSLRDTVLNMVIVLFGTLVSFGLMTLLNIPIYAVDTMIPVMLIAIGVAYGIHMHNTIHHLMLSYPDLSKGELATQSLKQMVRPIIMTAITTAIGFVALMSSQVLPVRYFGLFAAIGVLSEMLLALLLFPSSLYLLGKPKYKRAKADLELQQGKGTLSDKLQALLLSRPKMVVFISLAVLIIGIWGTSMVWIDTSFLANFEEDSTIAQTDQFVNNKFGGTSTLNIILSGDETDLFKHPEVLQAMDSMQDDIEKDPIVGNTLSLATFIKQMNQVMLEHEEGSYSIPDSQELVSQYLLLYEFSGDPESLEKVVDYEYTSANITVQLKSDSSAVLKDILAVVDSYRPVFAEHEIEVTYAGSGYKAFIFSELLLEGQIISLALSFVIIIILLALLFKNLSIGIVGTVPIAITAIVNFGVMGLLGIPLSSATALITSIAIGIGVDYAIHFLEHYTNERLEGSSLEQATRSTLRHTGRAIIFNAIAVMGGFAILMFSVFPPNRQVGALIVLNMATSALGTLTILVVLVHYLEKKHVFLPKRIR comes from the coding sequence ATGCGCTTTTTTTCTTCATTTGCTAAACGCCCCTTTCTTCTCTTGCTCGCGGTATTGGTTCTATCAGCTATCTTTGTCATCTCGATAGCAAACAATGCAGTGCTGGAGACTGACCTTGATGAGTATATGCCAAAGACCCACCCAGCCTTTATGGCCAGTGATGAGGCAGAGAGTCTCTTTGGGATCAAGGATGCAATACTCATCGTAGTTGAACACCCTGAGGGTATCTACAACCCTGGTACCATAGAGAAGATTGATGCCATCACTGTAGCACTCCAGGAAGAGTTCGATGCGGTGGTATCGGTAACCAGTCTCACGACTGCCGACAACATCAAGAGTGATGATGGGTTTCTTGAGGTTGAACCGTTCTACTCCGGAAAAACGAGTGAATCGGCAATCTCACAAATGCAGGCCGAGGTAGAAGCCAACCCCATGATCTATGGGAGAAATGTCAGTAAGGATGGGACGGCTACACTGATCATTGCTGAACTGAACAGTGACATAGAGGCAGAGACACTGCAGACTTGGGCTAAGCAGTGGGAAGGGCCAGAAAACCTCATGGTTGCAGGAAGACCTGTTGTAGAAGGAGCCCTTGCCGAATTAGGGCCGAAGGACATGGCGATCATGTTCCCCTTGGTCATCATCACCATGATCATCCTGCTCTATCTCTTGTTGCGTTCACTGCGCGATACTGTACTGAATATGGTCATTGTGCTTTTCGGAACACTGGTCTCCTTCGGTTTGATGACCTTGTTGAACATACCCATCTATGCCGTTGATACCATGATTCCTGTCATGTTGATCGCCATCGGGGTTGCCTATGGTATACACATGCACAATACCATCCACCACCTGATGCTCTCCTACCCTGACCTTTCCAAAGGAGAACTGGCTACCCAGTCCCTGAAGCAGATGGTAAGGCCGATTATCATGACAGCAATAACCACAGCTATTGGATTTGTTGCCCTGATGAGCAGCCAGGTACTTCCTGTCCGGTATTTTGGGTTGTTTGCAGCCATCGGCGTCCTTTCTGAGATGTTGCTTGCCCTATTGCTCTTCCCATCTTCCCTCTATCTTCTGGGAAAACCCAAGTACAAGAGAGCGAAGGCAGATCTTGAGTTACAACAGGGAAAAGGGACTCTGTCGGACAAGCTCCAAGCACTCCTGCTGAGTCGTCCGAAGATGGTTGTTTTCATCTCACTTGCCGTGCTCATCATTGGAATCTGGGGAACAAGCATGGTATGGATCGATACAAGCTTCCTGGCAAACTTTGAGGAAGACAGCACCATTGCACAGACCGACCAATTTGTAAACAACAAGTTCGGGGGGACTTCCACCTTGAATATCATCCTGAGCGGGGATGAGACAGATCTCTTCAAGCATCCAGAGGTACTGCAGGCGATGGATTCCATGCAGGATGATATTGAGAAGGACCCAATTGTGGGAAACACACTCTCCCTTGCAACCTTCATCAAGCAGATGAACCAGGTAATGCTGGAGCATGAGGAGGGAAGTTACAGCATCCCGGACTCCCAGGAACTGGTAAGTCAGTATCTCCTGCTCTACGAATTTTCCGGTGACCCCGAATCCTTGGAAAAGGTCGTTGACTACGAGTATACCAGTGCAAATATTACGGTTCAGTTGAAGAGTGACAGCTCTGCTGTTCTCAAGGATATCCTTGCTGTGGTTGATTCCTACCGCCCAGTCTTCGCCGAACATGAAATTGAAGTAACGTATGCCGGTAGTGGATACAAGGCCTTCATATTCAGCGAACTCTTGCTGGAAGGACAGATTATCAGCTTGGCTCTAAGCTTTGTAATTATCATCATTCTTCTGGCTCTCCTGTTCAAGAATCTGTCTATCGGCATCGTGGGAACCGTCCCCATTGCCATCACGGCTATCGTGAACTTTGGAGTAATGGGACTGCTTGGGATCCCGCTCAGCAGCGCAACTGCCTTGATAACAAGCATTGCCATCGGTATCGGGGTGGACTATGCCATCCACTTCCTGGAGCACTACACAAATGAACGCCTGGAGGGATCTTCACTTGAACAAGCCACGAGATCGACACTGAGGCATACAGGGAGGGCAATCATCTTCAATGCAATCGCCGTAATGGGTGGTTTTGCAATCCTGATGTTCAGCGTCTTCCCTCCCAACAGGCAGGTTGGTGCTCTTATCGTCCTTAACATGGCAACCAGTGCCTTGGGCACGCTTACCATACTGGTGGTGCTTGTGCACTACCTCGAGAAAAAACATGTGTTTCTTCCAAAACGCATACGATAA
- a CDS encoding outer membrane lipoprotein-sorting protein, whose product MNTRTTKRISVLALLLSFALLTVSAATPGGSEVMWEVYNRDSGDTMSANLIMTITNARGSVRERTIAQYRMDKDGVESKLMFFLSPSDVRNTSFLSFSYEDGRSDDQYIYLPALRRVKRIASDSKNDSFMGSDFTYDDMGSRHPELDTHTVLRKETVNGVMTLVVESIAKGDEDYPRTLSWVVDGEWFGLKKEFYLPDGTLGKTLTIDEYEAIDGIYVITDMTMRNLEENTYTRIQMEEVAFNQDFSDSFFSERQMKIGPRR is encoded by the coding sequence ATGAACACACGTACAACAAAACGAATCAGTGTGCTTGCACTGCTCTTATCCTTCGCCTTACTTACCGTGAGCGCAGCCACCCCTGGTGGCAGCGAGGTAATGTGGGAAGTCTATAACCGCGATAGCGGGGATACCATGAGTGCCAATCTGATCATGACCATTACCAATGCAAGAGGATCGGTCAGGGAACGAACAATTGCCCAGTACCGAATGGATAAGGATGGGGTTGAGAGCAAGCTTATGTTCTTCCTCTCCCCCAGTGATGTGAGAAATACCAGCTTTCTCAGCTTCAGTTATGAAGATGGCAGAAGTGATGACCAGTACATCTACCTGCCAGCACTCAGGAGAGTGAAGCGTATCGCAAGTGACAGCAAGAACGATTCTTTCATGGGTTCTGACTTTACCTACGATGATATGGGAAGCCGACATCCTGAACTGGACACCCACACAGTTTTGAGAAAAGAGACGGTGAACGGGGTTATGACCTTGGTTGTAGAGAGTATTGCTAAAGGTGATGAGGACTATCCCAGAACCCTCTCGTGGGTTGTAGATGGAGAGTGGTTCGGCCTGAAAAAGGAATTCTACCTTCCCGATGGAACGCTCGGAAAGACACTCACGATCGACGAATATGAAGCAATTGATGGCATCTATGTCATCACTGATATGACGATGAGAAACCTCGAGGAGAACACCTACACCAGGATTCAGATGGAAGAGGTTGCATTCAATCAGGACTTTAGTGACAGCTTCTTTAGTGAACGACAGATGAAAATTGGACCAAGGAGATAA